In a genomic window of Physeter macrocephalus isolate SW-GA chromosome 14, ASM283717v5, whole genome shotgun sequence:
- the ZNF200 gene encoding zinc finger protein 200 isoform X1 produces MAAKVVPIPPKPKRSFILRVPPNSKLGQDLLRDATSGPKTIHQLVLEHFLTFLPKPSLVQPSQKVKETLVIVKDVSSNLQNRVQPHPLVKLLPREGIQQKQETVSLCLKAESEELVVFEDLNVFHSQEECVSLDPVQQPTSEIQDNSIGEMMLLVSDSNPEGEDLQKEPVENEDQREKSSDYNEIDCSVVSEQPPDCQKEERLNTSIPKERKMRNLLVTIENDTPLEELSKYVDISVIALTRNRRTRRWYTCPLCGKQFNESSYLISHQRTHTGEKPYDCSHCGKSFNHKTNLNKHERIHTGEKPYSCSQCGKNFRQNSHRSRHEGIHIREKIFKCPECGKTFPGNKEFVIHLQSHEAERPYGCTKCGRRFGRLSNCTRHEKTHSACKTRKQKWDRERSDGPAST; encoded by the exons ATGGCTGCAAAAGTGGTTCCTATACCCCCAAAGCCAAAGAGGTCCTTTATACTGAGAGTTCCTCCTAACTCCAAGCTGGGCCAAGATCTACTTCGAGATGCTACTAGTGGGCCCAAGACCATTCACCAGCTGGTGCTGGAGCACTTCCTCACCTTCTTGCCCAAGCCAAGCCTAGTCCAGCCCAGTCAGAAAGTCAAGGAGACCTTGGTTATTGTGAAAGATGTGAGCTCAAACCTTCAGAACAGAG TGCAACCTCATCCCTTAGTGAAGCTTCTACCCAGAGAAGGAATCCAGCAGAAACAGGAGACAGTGTCTCTGTGTTTGAAAGCTGAGTCTGAG GAGCTGGTGGTCTTTGAGGATTTGAATGTATTTCACTCCCAAGAAGAATGTGTAAGCTTGGATCCTGTTCAGCAGCCCACCTCAGAGATTCAAGACAACAGTATTGGGGAGATGATGTTACTGG TCAGTGACAGTAATCCTGAGGGTGAAGATCTTCAGAAAGAACCTGTAGAGAatgaagatcagagagaaaagTCTTCAGATTATAATGAAATTGATTGCTCCGTGGTCTCTGAGCAACCTCCAGATTGCCAGAAAGAGGAAAGACTAAATACATCCattccaaaggaaaggaaaatgagaaatctTTTAGTTACCATCGAAAATGATACTCCACTAGAGGAACTCTCAAAATATGTGGATATCAGTGTTATCGCACTTACCAGAAATCGGAGAACAAGAAGATGGTATACTTGTCCACTGTGTGGGAAACAGTTTAATGAAAGTTCTTACCTTATTTCCCACCAGAGGActcacactggagaaaaaccctatgaCTGTAGTCACTGTGGGAAAAGCTTCAatcataaaacaaaccttaataAACATGAGCGAAtccatacaggagagaaaccttatTCATGTTCTCAGTGTGGGAAAAACTTTCGTCAGAATTCTCATCGGAGTCGCCATGAAGGAATCCATATAAGGGAGAAGATATTTAAGTGTCCagaatgtgggaaaaccttcccaggaaacaaagaatttGTGATTCATCTGCAGAGTCATGAGGCTGAGAGGCCATATGGTTGTACAAAGTGTGGGAGGAGGTTTGGTCGGCTGTCAAACTGTACCCGGCATGAAAAAACCCATTCAGCATGTAAGACCCGAAAACAGAAGTGGGATCGGGAAAGGTCTGATGGTCCTGCCTCAACCTGA
- the ZNF200 gene encoding zinc finger protein 200 isoform X2 translates to MAAKVVPIPPKPKRSFILRVPPNSKLGQDLLRDATSGPKTIHQLVLEHFLTFLPKPSLVQPSQKVKETLVIVKDVSSNLQNRVQPHPLVKLLPREGIQQKQETVSLCLKAESEELVVFEDLNVFHSQEECVSLDPVQQPTSEIQDNSIGEMMLLEPSPAVSGHFPCILGAVRRGLLLSVTVILRVKIFRKNL, encoded by the exons ATGGCTGCAAAAGTGGTTCCTATACCCCCAAAGCCAAAGAGGTCCTTTATACTGAGAGTTCCTCCTAACTCCAAGCTGGGCCAAGATCTACTTCGAGATGCTACTAGTGGGCCCAAGACCATTCACCAGCTGGTGCTGGAGCACTTCCTCACCTTCTTGCCCAAGCCAAGCCTAGTCCAGCCCAGTCAGAAAGTCAAGGAGACCTTGGTTATTGTGAAAGATGTGAGCTCAAACCTTCAGAACAGAG TGCAACCTCATCCCTTAGTGAAGCTTCTACCCAGAGAAGGAATCCAGCAGAAACAGGAGACAGTGTCTCTGTGTTTGAAAGCTGAGTCTGAG GAGCTGGTGGTCTTTGAGGATTTGAATGTATTTCACTCCCAAGAAGAATGTGTAAGCTTGGATCCTGTTCAGCAGCCCACCTCAGAGATTCAAGACAACAGTATTGGGGAGATGATGTTACTGG AGCCTTCTCCAGCTGTGAGTGGCCATTTTCCCTGTATCTTGGGGGCAGTAAGGAGGGGCCTTCTCTTG TCAGTGACAGTAATCCTGAGGGTGAAGATCTTCAGAAAGAACCTGTAG